The following is a genomic window from Pecten maximus chromosome 19, xPecMax1.1, whole genome shotgun sequence.
GGAGTGGGtgaagccatgttgtttaccgttgCTATCGACCATCGGAATACCTCGGGAACGTTACGTAAGTATTTATACTTCCGAAGAATGAAATCACACCGAAAATTTCATAGGCGACGCGCtgattggctgagctcaaaggtcatgctgagatgacctcctacggggcgtcgttagatcttgtattacagtgtatcgtagaggaacggaaattacaagtctaattttaattagattgataatTAGGGCTATGGTTATTCTGACCCTGGGATACAGCCCGACAGGTTTTATATCGTTAAATGTTTCGATGTGTTCGACGCTATGCTTCATTGTAACAGCTCTATAAATTACGCATCAGTTCCATTCTTTCCCgcgaacataccacagcctcctaaaCGTGCACTCATCACAAAAATGCATCTGACACACTGGGGCGGTCGTCCAAATGACCAAACGTTAAACAGCACATCGTATCCACGCAGGGGAgggacgtccttaaatgaccatagcaaTTCATAGGACAGAATAAAATGTTCGCAGAAACTGTATTTGCTTTAATCTGTGCATTTGTGCGACGTAAaaagaattgtttttttaattttaaatttaaaatcgGTAAAATGAATAGAAGTGAGAATGCCGCTTTGCGGTTAGATATACCATTTCATTACCAGGTCCAAACATCAAATGATTGCAAGGAATAAGGTAATGTGGGTGGTAGTGGATCAGGTAGCTTTTactattattgttattatacccccgcaacgaagttaggggtatactggaatcaggttatccgtccgtccgtccgtctgtagacacattttgtccggacaactgaTGGgctgattccaatgaaacttcacacacatattaatgagcatgtgtagatgtgcatgccactttctttttctcaaaactatggtttctatggcaactggtcactatagacaggttttccGATAGGAACCATAATTtaaagtttgtctggacaactcctcataaaccaaagggccgatttcaatgaaacttcacacaactATAACGGactatgtgtagatgtgcatgccactttccttttctcaaaattatggttgctttggcaactggtcactataaacaggttttccgataagaaccataactttaagattgtccggacaactcctcataaaccgaagggccgatttcaatgaaaattcacacaaatatagaggaccatgtgtagatgtgcaactcactttcttttcctcaaaattattgTTACTATGACAaatggtcactatattactgggttatcttagttagcctctaattaagagttccaattcaccattgtcTTGTGCAGATTGcaggggtattagtcagccatcctggcgacagttctagttacaTTTTTTAACAACACTGAAAAGGCCATTAAGGAGGCCATCAAATTGTGAGTAAATGGGTAGGACCAAAATTTACATCAATCGAACGAAATGTGTAAAATGGGTTATTACACTCATGTTTagagtttaaaatgataaatagataaatattactTGGGCTAGCTATGTTTTGTGGAAGCGATCGAAAACTTATAGATAGTTCCAAATTTACAAACCGTAATTTTCTCCTTAGTACTTATTTACTTTGATGTTGATTTGATGTATACGTCGGAACTAACAAGAAACAATAAGACACTTATATTATAACACtataataattgataataacTTTGTAAATCGTGTATATAAAGTTAACCCCTGTCTAGAAAGTCTGGGTTGAAAGACGCCACCAATTTTTTTATCGTTTCATTTTCGCGCATGGGTATAACGGACCGGTATAGAAGAAACCGTCATGAAGtcaatgttttttgttttgtttttcacaaaAAACATGAGGATCCCCCAGACATGTATACATTGAAAGGCTGCCAAGGCTGGAGCCGTGGTTCAGcctacaaaatataaacaatatcccCAAACCGGCAGGCGATCACTCGCGACACCACTGACACAATACTTTCAATACACATAAATATAAAGGGGCTGAATTGCTCCATAATTTACATAAAGTTAATCTGGAATAAAACCAAAGAACAGAGTCAGTATTGAAGTTTTGATTTTTGAGAGCTTTAAaggaaaagatacaaaattaaTGAAACAGCCGGCGATCCCGCCGATGCACCATGCCATCGTTTACTGTGTTCTTCCGCAGTTTGCGTTGTTTGTTTTAGTCATCCAATAACATCAAGTACAATTATTCGTGTTAAATTAGATTGATTTTATGTGatgggaaaaaaaaacaacccaaaaaaccacaatttacggaaatgaaacgGGGACTTATTGTCCGGCGTTCTGTTTCATTTAACTGATTattgtgtggaaaatcagcAAGTGAGACGATGTCTTCATACTGTATTCATAGTGTTTTCATGgtaaaatatttgttgtttcATATGAGGAATCAACGCTCAGATTATAAATATCATCATATACCAATTACACAGCTAACTCTCATTCTCTCACCCAGTCTACCACgaaatgataaattattttaagCGAAGTAcagtcattttttttcttcctttatACAGGCAGGTCGGGAACTATTCACATACACAGATCCTTGGAGCTATGAATAAAGTGTTTGATGTAGTAGACGCTAATAAGGATGGTTTTGTGCAAGCGAGTGAACTGGAGGAATCATGGCTCCACATTGATAGTAACCGTAAGTTTACACTAAAAAAACCAGGCGTCACTGTCGTTTAATTCTACTATTTATTCTATtcaccacatgtatatatgtcttggttttaattgtaaccaataaatattattatttcatttcatattgatgtaaAGTGTTCCAGTTCCGACGATTTATATCTGCCTTTGTATGTACATGGGAAAGGATTTATAACAGCtctaagcttgttttcccatcccataaaaatatttgtatatatcttGGCTATCTTGattattgaataaatattgtttaaactaaaaacgacccccccccccccaaaaaaaaaacccaactaaaatacacaactagATTTTAAGGACGTACCCAaaaagaaacaatctcaaaatgaaatatcaatattgcaaaCACATCGCTTCATGTGTAAATGTCTATGGCatatacaaaatcaaaagtAATGATGGCAAAAATTGTATCGATATAAGCATTTCATAGCGGGAACgtatagaaatgaaataaatgggaaaaaatataataatgataaaccCAAAGTTAGTATTTGCATTAAGAAAGTTTATTTTAACTAATTTTGTTTTTGCCTAATGTCAAATCCCTGTGACCGTTTCGAAATTTAGTGGACTGTCTCGGAATGACATTTCGGTGTGATGACATATTTAAATAATCCCTCAGTGACCTCATCATTTGTTGACACTTTCTTTAAAACACTTAACTGTGTTATGGATATACATCGGCATACATATTAACACAGCAATGCCATGCTATTACGAAGACTGAAGCTCACGAACGCCACGGCCACTGACGGGCTGCTTTTTTTTGCGGTGCCACCAAATTACAACACACACCACATCTAGACACAGTAGTATAACACCTCGACTGACGAGAGAAACGAAAATGATTCGTTATGAAGATTGACATTTGCGACATAAAATGTAAGTTCTTCACTAATATGTGTAATGGTGCATCCGTTATTACTACTGTCTCTGTTTTTTAGTATTTCGTTAGCATCGCATTTTATAGCATGAAGATAAGACGAATGGCTGTAAACAATTGTGTATAAATACGCCGCTAAAATCTGTTTGTAGACGATGACCTGGTGAGTGAAGCGGAGTATGAACAAAGAGGTGCCCAGCATGCCTTTCGTGGTATAGTGTTTCAGGAAATGGACAACGATGGCGATGGTTACGTGGGCCGCAGTGCCATATTGGGGGAATATACCATAATGGATACGAACAGTGAGTGTGTATATAAAACTATCGCCGATAATCGAGATGCTACCGACCATTCTTACAACATTTCGCAAGAATGAATCctatttatgtaatttattcTATCAAACTTTTacagatatttgaaaatatattttttgataaatttggcAGATGTCAAATCAAATTCGTGTACTTTTTAGATATGGTTGTTTTACAACCTTCTTTATTGGGATAGAATATACCCAGATGTATCCTACTACTTATCTAAAGTCCACTGACACGGCCGACACATTCGGCATCGGTTGCTTCCCCTGTTGCATAGCTTTGACCTTTACCTTTCGTTTTCACAACGCATCACTTAAACCATTTACTCTGCAATACAGTAATCATATTGACCAGATATGATCTATCGGCTGGTAATTTCAAATCTAGAGCgatcatttgtttttatcttctTTTCTCTATTTAAACAATAATCTCTGATGATCATCATTTACTGATTTGATTGAAAACTTATCAATGTAGCCTTAGCATTTGCTAAAATCAAATATTTGCTGCCGCTCAAAAACCAAGAATACCATTGAAATGCAATAGTGAGTTCCTTTTTATTGAGATGAATGACCTTTTTGTGTGTTGATTAGTcgttaaaaacatgaaaattacaACCAATATACTTTGTAGAACCGTTCACCTTACATTCtcaataaaatttgatatttagaaGGATAAAATATTCTTTTAGTTTTCTACATTTTCTAATGTTACTATATTGAGAATTCCAGACCTGTGAAATACAATAATATGTACTTGTTCTAATGGAAATGAACATTAAAGAACACCTTTCATTTTAGGCGACAACACCGTCAGTCGAAATGAGTTCGACACATTTTATGCAGAGGTAAGTATCGTTATATTCGGATAGGTATAGCTTACCAAAAGGATTTTCGGCTATATTAATTTCATATACTTGTCGACCAAAAGAGGAAAAAATAACCTCTTTCGATGTTCTCGGCTTTGTATTGTATTATCATAGTTCATTTATCGTATAAGGATATTGTTAAAAACATTTTGCTGAAAAAATGTGCATTTGTGGTGTCTTCTTCATTCGATCTATTCCAGATTTTCCCTCATTCGAAGTTGATGCCTAAATTAGGCTTGGCATTACTCACAATTCAAAGAAGGAAAAAACAGCTTTATGACTTAGTGTAGAGCATTTGACTCTACTGGAAGTTGTAAATATCTTATGTGTTTTTAGTACAATCTTCTATCTTCGACACTACTTATCACTGAAAATTCATACCTGGTGGCATGTGTTCACCTTGGTGATCATGCGGCTGTGTGAAGTGTTATTAGCAATCACTCTGACCTCATCATTATTCAtcatctgtgtatgtaaataatCTAATATCCGGTAGGGAATTGTAATTCATCTCATTGTCCTGTTGCTTAAGCATTGCATCTTAATCTC
Proteins encoded in this region:
- the LOC117317802 gene encoding uncharacterized protein LOC117317802, which translates into the protein MDMIGVLVFLFAVGSSYAQVGNYSHTQILGAMNKVFDVVDANKDGFVQASELEESWLHIDSNHDDLVSEAEYEQRGAQHAFRGIVFQEMDNDGDGYVGRSAILGEYTIMDTNSDNTVSRNEFDTFYAELIEKAVHNYGHLLG